From the Nitrospirota bacterium genome, the window ATAAAAGACATCCTGCCGGGTGATCATATAATAAAGGTTACTGCAACGGGGAAGAAAGACTTTATCAGGACTGTGAATCTAAAACCCGGTGAAGAGATGAAAGTATCTGCTGATTTTCAGATCACAGGGTCTATTTCAGTTAATTCAGACCCTATTGAAGGGCATATATCACTTGATGGTAAAGAAATGGGTGTGACACCTGTTGTTATGAAAGAAGTAAACGTAGGTGAACATACACTTGCTGTTATAAAAGATGGTTATCATGAATCCAGTCAGAAAGTAAATATTAAGGAGAATGAGGTAAAAGAAATAAATATAAAGTTGGAACGGATAACATACACTGTAAAAATAACCTCAGTGCCGGAAGGCGGACAGCTTTTCTGGAATGATAATGTTAAGGGTGTGACACCTCTTACAGTTGATGATGTTATCCCCGGTACCTACAAAATCAGGATAAACAAGGAAGGTTATAATGACTATGAGGATGTAATTGAAATAAAAAACAGCGGAATCGAGAAGACATATAAGCTTACACAGTCAAGCGGCAATCTGACACTCAGGACGGATCCATTGGGTGCAGATATATATATTGATGGAAAGGTACTTGGTGTAACACCGACAAGTATCAGTTCCCTTCCAGTTAAACAATACACAGTTAAACTTAAAAAAGAGGGATACCTCGAAAAGATCCTCATGATAACACTTGAGAAAGATAAGACAACAGAGATTTCAGAGACGCTCTTGATAAGTGATACACAGAAGCCGGAGGTGATCTTTACGCCGCTCTCTTCAATTATCAAAGAAAATAAAAACCTGATAAAGGCAAAGGCTATGGACAATCAGAAGATGGGGGATGTCTCTTTGCTTATCAGACTGAAAGGGGAAACAAATTATAGGACTCTGAAGATGACAGCTCCGTCAGAGGGGCTTTATGAGATTCAGATACCCGATACATTTCAGGAAAAAGGGGCATTGATTGAATATTATTTGAACGCCTGTGATGCACAGCGCAATTGTGAGACATCAGGGAGTTCCGGTAGTCCTTATAAATTAAAGGTAATCAGTCTTGAACCTTATACAGAGGGATACGTACTTGAGGTCAACAGCAAAAAGAAGAAGGTTACACTTTCACTTGGGTCGGTGGACGGACTTACAAAGAAAGACAAGCTGATTGTCGTTAGGCCCGGCAAGGAGCTTAGGGATCCAAGGACTAATGACCTTCTTCATAAAGAAGAGATATATGTAGGTGTGGTAGAAGTTGACGAGGTTATGCCTAAGACATCTTATGCATATATCTATGACTATGAATTACCTGTTGAAATGAATGACAGAGTAAGGAAGCGTTCCTCATCCCCTATTGAGGTTGAGGCTGAAAGCGGCCGGCTCCTGAAGATAATATTAAAATGGTCGCCAAGCCCTGAGCCTGAAGTCAGAGGTTATTATATCTACCGCTCTCCAACAATTACCGGCAATTATCAGAGGCTCACGAAGATAACCAAAAAGGATATAACATCATTCGAAGACACATCTGATATTCAGCCTGCTTCTTCATTTTATTACAAGGTCAGTGCATTTAATACTTATGATACAGAAGGTTTGATGTCAGAGCCTGTTTATGGTAAGAGCCGCGGCGGACCGGTACCGCCCTCAATGTTACGCGCTATAAGCGGGATGCCGAAGATGATAAAACTGCAATGGGATAAACACACTGATAATGAGGTTAAGGGATATAAAATCTACAGGGGTGAAGGCGAGGCAGGGCCTTTTGCAGAGACTGCTATGAGTGATAAGAATGAATTTATTGATAAGTCACTGACAAGCGGGACAACCTATTATTATACTGTTACGGCATACTATTTATATAAAGGCGCAACAGTTGAAGGGGAACAGTCAAAGGCAGTATCCGCAATGACAAAAGAGGGGCCAAAAGTCCCTGCAGGATTGTCGGGTGAAAATGGTCTTCCTAAGAAGGCTGTTATCAAATGGGGTAAAGGTGAAGGCAGTACTCTTAAAGAATACTGGATTTACAGGGGAGACAGTGAGAAGATGCCGGCGGCTGTTTATTCAAAGGTGAATGGGAATGTATTTACATTTACTGACAAAGACCTGAAGAATAATACGGCATATTATTACGCAGTCAGGGCTGTGGATACGGACGGGCTTGAGAGCAGTCTCTCAGAAGTAACACAGGTTACGACCAAACCGCTTCCAAGGCAACCTGCTGGAATAAAGTCGCAGGTATCTGAAGGAAAGGTATTACTAAACTGGGAGGCTAATGAAGAAAAAGACATCAAGGGTTATAACATATTCAAAAAAGGCGGATTCTTTGGTGACACAAAATTAGCGACTGTACCGGATAAGCAATATGAAATGAAGCTTGATGAAAAGACAAAGGCTTTATCCATTTATATTACTGCGGTTGATAATGACGGCCTTGAGAGTGAGGCATCGGAAGTAGTTGAGATAAAGGTTAAAGAATAGGTAGAGGGTTAGAGCTTGCCCCCGAAGTAGTAATCGGGGGGTGGGGATGGGGTTGATTTTCGGATGAATATAATTTAAACAGAAAGGATACTCAAATGGCAAAAAAGAATAATGTTGATCTTGAAAAAGTAATGGCGTACGGCGAGGCGGTCAAAGGAGACCCTTCGAAGGCGAGGAAGACACAGGTCATAGAAGGGGAGTGGAATGTAAATGATGACAAGGCACAGTTCAGGTCTTCTATTAAGTTTGAAG encodes:
- a CDS encoding PEGA domain-containing protein, coding for MVEKGTPRRFLFLFNTAYFLIALILLNPCISSSQEVFEKVSETSDSANISALIIESNLSGSDVYIDDNKKGQTPYTIKDILPGDHIIKVTATGKKDFIRTVNLKPGEEMKVSADFQITGSISVNSDPIEGHISLDGKEMGVTPVVMKEVNVGEHTLAVIKDGYHESSQKVNIKENEVKEINIKLERITYTVKITSVPEGGQLFWNDNVKGVTPLTVDDVIPGTYKIRINKEGYNDYEDVIEIKNSGIEKTYKLTQSSGNLTLRTDPLGADIYIDGKVLGVTPTSISSLPVKQYTVKLKKEGYLEKILMITLEKDKTTEISETLLISDTQKPEVIFTPLSSIIKENKNLIKAKAMDNQKMGDVSLLIRLKGETNYRTLKMTAPSEGLYEIQIPDTFQEKGALIEYYLNACDAQRNCETSGSSGSPYKLKVISLEPYTEGYVLEVNSKKKKVTLSLGSVDGLTKKDKLIVVRPGKELRDPRTNDLLHKEEIYVGVVEVDEVMPKTSYAYIYDYELPVEMNDRVRKRSSSPIEVEAESGRLLKIILKWSPSPEPEVRGYYIYRSPTITGNYQRLTKITKKDITSFEDTSDIQPASSFYYKVSAFNTYDTEGLMSEPVYGKSRGGPVPPSMLRAISGMPKMIKLQWDKHTDNEVKGYKIYRGEGEAGPFAETAMSDKNEFIDKSLTSGTTYYYTVTAYYLYKGATVEGEQSKAVSAMTKEGPKVPAGLSGENGLPKKAVIKWGKGEGSTLKEYWIYRGDSEKMPAAVYSKVNGNVFTFTDKDLKNNTAYYYAVRAVDTDGLESSLSEVTQVTTKPLPRQPAGIKSQVSEGKVLLNWEANEEKDIKGYNIFKKGGFFGDTKLATVPDKQYEMKLDEKTKALSIYITAVDNDGLESEASEVVEIKVKE